In bacterium, one genomic interval encodes:
- a CDS encoding NAD(P)/FAD-dependent oxidoreductase, with the protein MPDENYDAIIIGSGPGGLSAAALLQHRGLRCLLVEKNNVPGGKMISIEKDGYAYDLFPHGQVPMRGSAFEPIFEELGVSDEFIPAIEPDDPREIITLLYKRSGRAEYKRVTQGQALADPTPFFKLWDLDAAEQEAAIAVMTEMTLLTEDEVDALDGISMEEWLAEREVPGPLYNYLGFHANASLAEPLDQVAASEQITIMQQVMLQGGGGQYKGGFGGLTRVMLREFEKSGGVLIKDCKVDRIIIDDGAVAGITTERGTFNAPVVVSSAGIQPTILKLCGEEHFDKTYANYIKGLVPGWSFTSIRYFLDEPVMETGIYVMYSDDSWLDTPRFEKIKNGEIPDEVILFMVNHSFYDDEAAPAGKQVLVSGTVCSSNPEAKEIEAIWAKMDQQMQSHFPEIWDVCERREYNGPKEISSRTRDSVLEGQGGECVGLAQIVGQCGSMKPSSNAPINGLYIAGADAGAKGMGTHQSALSGTAVARMVQQYSMGRTKMR; encoded by the coding sequence GTGCCGGACGAGAACTACGACGCAATCATCATTGGAAGTGGCCCGGGGGGCCTTTCGGCCGCCGCGCTTCTCCAGCATCGCGGCCTTCGGTGCCTGCTCGTCGAGAAGAACAATGTGCCGGGCGGCAAGATGATCAGCATCGAGAAGGACGGGTACGCGTACGATCTCTTTCCCCATGGTCAGGTGCCCATGCGCGGTTCCGCCTTCGAGCCGATCTTCGAGGAACTCGGGGTGTCGGACGAGTTCATCCCGGCGATCGAACCCGACGACCCGCGCGAGATCATCACGCTGCTCTACAAGCGCAGCGGTCGAGCAGAGTACAAGCGCGTCACGCAGGGGCAGGCACTCGCGGATCCGACTCCCTTCTTCAAGCTCTGGGATCTCGATGCAGCGGAGCAGGAAGCGGCGATCGCGGTGATGACCGAAATGACGTTGCTCACAGAGGACGAGGTCGATGCCCTCGACGGCATCTCGATGGAAGAATGGCTGGCCGAGCGCGAGGTCCCCGGCCCGCTCTACAACTATCTCGGCTTCCACGCCAACGCATCCCTGGCGGAGCCCCTCGACCAGGTCGCGGCGTCGGAGCAGATCACGATCATGCAACAAGTGATGCTGCAAGGCGGGGGAGGGCAGTACAAGGGCGGCTTCGGCGGACTCACCAGGGTGATGCTGCGTGAGTTCGAGAAATCGGGTGGCGTCTTGATCAAGGACTGCAAGGTCGATCGGATCATCATTGATGACGGTGCCGTGGCTGGCATAACGACCGAGCGGGGCACATTCAATGCCCCGGTGGTGGTCAGCAGTGCGGGTATCCAACCAACGATCTTGAAGCTGTGCGGAGAGGAGCACTTCGACAAGACATATGCGAACTACATCAAGGGTCTCGTGCCAGGCTGGTCCTTTACGTCGATCCGCTATTTCCTCGATGAGCCCGTCATGGAAACCGGCATCTACGTGATGTACTCCGACGATTCATGGCTCGACACGCCCCGCTTCGAGAAGATCAAGAACGGCGAGATTCCCGACGAAGTCATCTTGTTCATGGTCAATCACAGCTTCTACGACGATGAAGCGGCGCCCGCCGGAAAGCAGGTTCTGGTCAGTGGCACCGTCTGCTCCTCGAACCCCGAGGCAAAGGAGATCGAAGCGATTTGGGCGAAGATGGATCAACAGATGCAGTCGCATTTTCCCGAGATCTGGGATGTCTGCGAACGCAGGGAGTACAACGGCCCCAAGGAGATTTCCTCGCGCACCCGTGATTCGGTTCTCGAAGGACAAGGCGGTGAGTGTGTGGGGCTCGCTCAGATCGTGGGGCAATGTGGATCGATGAAGCCGAGTTCGAACGCACCGATCAACGGGCTCTACATCGCAGGGGCTGATGCGGGCGCAAAGGGAATGGGGACGCACCAGTCGGCACTTTCCGGGACTGCCGTGGCGCGGATGGTGCAGCAGTACTCGATGGGGCGGACGAAGATGCGGTAG